The Solenopsis invicta isolate M01_SB chromosome 12, UNIL_Sinv_3.0, whole genome shotgun sequence DNA window ttcactattttttcattatttctttcaCAGATATCACCTCtcttattctttattaaattaccTTCTTCTTTGCCAAATTTTgtcatatgtaaaattttattacctcAATTAGGAACAATGAAGATTTGCATTCTATATCTAATTTAATCTATTCTATCTAGATTGTTACAAAAATGGCTAATCTGACAAAATGGATGGAAAACGAGAAGAAGCAGATGATGACAGTATGGCCAGATATTGTTGGAGAGCTTACAAATGCAGAGCATGCCGTCATCAacaacaaaatgaaaaaagtaagtatatataattatcaaagctGGAAagttgtaacggtacgcggtttcggtcggtttggtgcggtgcgggaacttcgggatcggaccggataaggctcgtcggttggtcaggtgtccgtaatgactATATCCAATGTTTTACGTAGCAAAAGATAgtgaatgatttattaaaaataacaattgcaaaagagttgacagaatgaacatgaaagaaaataaaagagctaacgaaatagagagatatcaaaataaagagataatgatagAGCTAATAACatagagatcgcaaagagaCAATGATAGAGATAATAGTatagagatcgcaaagagatacTGATAGAGATAACAATATGGCTGGTACTCGAATTACCAGTTACGCGGCGGAGTACCTGTAACGGTCTTTTTACGCGGTTTATATCTAATGCTAGAACTATCTATTTACAAGTTTTCGGCTAGACTAGTGAGTTATgcgggctgcttgcccgtacggtcggggagtcgcggggcgcggcgggattggaTGACGCGGTGGTTTGCGCGTATGCACAAGTGCGGGttgttgccggcgcggtcgccgccgcgattcgcccgagcacgccccgtgcaagtggggcgcttgatcgacaggttgcttgtgccctgccgatgaCTAGGTTACGAGATTCGTCGGTTCGACAGTAAAGGTATTCGGGGACGACGGTgtttggtcgagaatgctcggccggtgagaatgacgagaatgctcgtcgaggatctcggacgtgattggtcgagaatgctcggccggtgataaggacgagaatgctcgtcgagggtaTTGGAGTTGACTGGTCGACTCGGCGTTCGTTGTTCGGAGGACGGAACGgtggcgcacggacggtggaggggcgtatcgttacaaagtTATATGATGTTTTCTGCTACAGAAGGTACACATTTCATAAAACATTTCTCTTACAGATATTAGAATACAACGTTCTAGGCGGAAAGCAATTTAGAGCGTTGATTTTAATATACGCTTACCAATTAGTAACAAACAAATTCACAAAGGAAAATATGCGGTTAGTACGCATTGTAGCATGGTGTATGGAACTGGTAAGTAATTTTGTAatgtaagttattttttttatgatacgtttttaaataatctttaaaaacacAGACACAAGCTGCTGCCATCATGATTGATGATTTACAAGATCAATCGTTATTTCGGCGAGGTAATCCATGTTGGTACCGATGCGACCAAATTGAGCTGGCAGCTATAACAGATGCTCTAAAGTTAAAgcattctatattttatttaattaaaaaacattgcaaaGGAAAAGAATGCTACGTGGATCTAATGGAAACATTTGAGGAAGTAAGTGAAAATGTCTTTTTCCGATTATACATACCGATTTGAGTTATGTTAACTTATCTGTGCTTCTTTCTTTTTACTCATCAGACTTCATCAAAAACAGTAGATGGTCAGATATTAGACCTGCAGCTATCCACAAATGTGAACAAGAAGCCAAATTTGGAATTATTTACAATGGACACATATAATTGTATTGTTAGAAACAAGACGTCCTATTATTCTGTCGTTCTGCCAATAACAATAGCAATGCATTTGGTAAGAAAAATTTAGATTTCTCCTaatcaaaaatagtttttacaaaataggtaaaaaattcgaaatgttTGTTATTCGTTGTAGGCTGGAATAAAAGACC harbors:
- the LOC105195465 gene encoding farnesyl pyrophosphate synthase isoform X3, coding for MLVEGIGVDWSTRRSLFGGRNGGARTVEILEYNVLGGKQFRALILIYAYQLVTNKFTKENMRLVRIVAWCMELTQAAAIMIDDLQDQSLFRRGNPCWYRCDQIELAAITDALKLKHSIFYLIKKHCKGKECYVDLMETFEETSSKTVDGQILDLQLSTNVNKKPNLELFTMDTYNCIVRNKTSYYSVVLPITIAMHLAGIKDRESFMQAESISLEIGRLFQIQDDFLDCFGDSEVSGKDSTDIQDGKCTWFVVEALQRATPEQRKILEECYGFSDPEKVKRVKQLYTDLNLQKIYTLYENKVYNLINKRVQQMSCGILHELFVNLLKAFYHRKS
- the LOC105195465 gene encoding farnesyl pyrophosphate synthase isoform X2, with amino-acid sequence MANLTKWMENEKKQMMTVWPDIVGELTNAEHAVINNKMKKILEYNVLGGKQFRALILIYAYQLVTNKFTKENMRLVRIVAWCMELTQAAAIMIDDLQDQSLFRRGNPCWYRCDQIELAAITDALKLKHSIFYLIKKHCKGKECYVDLMETFEETSSKTVDGQILDLQLSTNVNKKPNLELFTMDTYNCIVRNKTSYYSVVLPITIAMHLAGIKDRESFMQAESISLEIGRLFQIQDDFLDCFGDSEVSGKDSTDIQDGKCTWFVVEALQRATPEQRKILEECYGFSDPEKVKRVKQLYTDLNLQKIYTLYENKVYNLINKRVQQMSCGILHELFVNLLKAFYHRKS
- the LOC105195465 gene encoding farnesyl pyrophosphate synthase isoform X1, with product MLVEGIGVDWSTRRSLFGGRNGGARTVEGRIVTKLYDVFCYRRYTFHKTFLLQILEYNVLGGKQFRALILIYAYQLVTNKFTKENMRLVRIVAWCMELTQAAAIMIDDLQDQSLFRRGNPCWYRCDQIELAAITDALKLKHSIFYLIKKHCKGKECYVDLMETFEETSSKTVDGQILDLQLSTNVNKKPNLELFTMDTYNCIVRNKTSYYSVVLPITIAMHLAGIKDRESFMQAESISLEIGRLFQIQDDFLDCFGDSEVSGKDSTDIQDGKCTWFVVEALQRATPEQRKILEECYGFSDPEKVKRVKQLYTDLNLQKIYTLYENKVYNLINKRVQQMSCGILHELFVNLLKAFYHRKS